Proteins encoded within one genomic window of Pectobacterium araliae:
- the rmf gene encoding ribosome modulation factor, producing MKRQKRDRLERAHSRGYQAGIVGRPKEFCPYQSINARSYWLGGWRKAMEDRAVTA from the coding sequence ATGAAGAGACAGAAACGCGATCGCCTTGAACGGGCTCATTCACGTGGTTATCAAGCCGGTATTGTCGGTAGACCAAAGGAATTTTGTCCTTATCAATCAATTAATGCTCGGTCTTACTGGTTGGGAGGCTGGCGAAAAGCCATGGAGGACAGGGCTGTTACCGCTTAG